The nucleotide window GACAAAAGTCATTTATGTGGAAACGCCCATCAATCCAACAATGAAAATGACAGACCTTTCGCTCATTACGCAATTTGCGCAGGACTATAACCTGACGGTTGTCGTGGACAATACTTTTGCTTCTCCCTATTTACAGCGTCCGCTCGAGCATAAAGCAGATGTTGTCGTGCATAGTGCCACAAAATATTTGGGTGGCCATGGCGATGTGATTGCCGGAGTGGCGGTTGGCACCCACGATTTTATGGAAATTGTGGGAAAGAACGCACAAAAAGACATGGGGGGTGTTCTCGGATCTTTTGAAGCTTGGTTGTTGCTGCGGGGAATGAAAACCCTTGCCGTGCGTATGGACCGGCACTGTGCCAACGCGAAGGTCATTGCCGAAAAGCTGAAAAAACATCCGCAAGTCGAAACCATCTTTTTTCCGGGTGACCCCGGATTTCAACAATACGAATTGGCGTCAAAACAGATGGACCAGCCAGGAGGAATGATCAGCTTTACCGTTAAGGGTGGAAAAGAAGCGGCTTTTAACGTGATGAACCACCTGAAAATGATCGCGATCGCGGTAAGCCTCGGTGATGCGGAAACGCTCATTCAACATCCGGCATCGATGACTCATGCCGTGATCCCTGAACCCGAGCGAGAGTTTATGGGGATTAGTGATAATATGCTTCGTTTATCGGTCGGGCTTGAGCATCATGACGATATTTGGCGTGACTTGAAGCAGGCATTGGAAGGAAATTGAATCTGTTTGGGAATAAGACAGGTGACAACGCATGGCATTCGGACAAGTACGAATCCGCTCATTACGGTCACCATGAAGCAGTAATGACGCCCTAACGCGGGAATCGATCGTTTTTTCTATCATAGAGCGTTTGCGGTAGCTGGCGTCTTTTTTTCGGTGATAACACAAAAATCTGAAAACCGTGCTATAATTAAAGTGAACCGAGGTGAAGGAATGGCCGCCAAGGAGGTCCCCAAACAAAATTATGATATTATTTTCAGAGCGATGACAGAACAATTCGGTTAAAAAGCATTGGATTTCTACGGCATTGATACGGCTCCCATTGTCGGTGTTGAGCCAACGGATTTGCCGGTCATTGACGTCAACGATAGCCGCATGGATTTTGTGTTCCTGTTGGAAGATGACAGCTATTTGCATATTGAGTTTCAGACAACCTTCAAGATAAGTGACCTGGAACGATTCAAATTGTATGATGCAGCATTGTATGACCAGAAAAAGAGAAGGATCTACACTTATGTTGTATATGGCGCGGATATAAATGAAGCGGAAGAGTTTTTGGATCACGGTTCCATCCAATACCGTGCACATGCGATCTATATGAAAGGGTACGACGGCGATGTTATTTTTGACAGGTTGGCTAAGAAAATACACAATCGGGAAACACTAACCGACGAAGAACAGCTACAGTTGATTTTTCTACCTTTGATGCATACTAAAAAAGAACGAGAAGAGTTGGCAACGGATGTTGTTGAGCTTGCCCATCAAATCGAAGATGAAAACCAACGCTTTAGACTAATAGGCGCAACGGTAGGAATTGGAGATAAATTTCTGGCTGACTCTTATATCAAAAAATGTTGGAGGTGCTGAAAATGACCCGCATTGTAGAAAGAATTTATAAGGATGGGATCGTAGAGGGAAAGCAAGAGGACATACTCACTTATTTAAAAAGTCGATTTGAATTGAGTTCAGTCGATATTCAGAATAAAATTGAAAACATTACCGACATTGAAGTGTTAAACAGGTTGATCGCGAAACTGTACAAAGCTGAGACAAAAACGTGCGCCTTACAACTGATTGATGAATTTAAGGAATAGTCGGGAAGATCCTGTGGAGCGTCCACAGGATCTTTGTTTTTCCGATGGGGAATTTGATAGACGGAATAATTCCCATAAAAAAATTCCTTCTTGATAACTAAAAAGAAGGAGCGTATAATTGATCAGGTGAGATTTTGTAAGGGGTGCCTGCAAATTTTTCTACAAGTCTTGGAAAATACGAACCTCAATAAAAGGCAAGTGAATCAACGAAAGAAGGTTTAGCATGGAAAGGCAACATAGAGACAATAAGCATCACAGCAGCATCTCTTTTTTCTTATCAAGGGTTGCTTTATTTTTCGCCGGATTATTAACGCTCTCGTTTGGGGGCAGCTTAATGATCCAATCTACGCTAGGTTCAGCGACTTGGGACGTCCTTCATATCGGCCTCGCTAATCTGACGCCTTTAACGATCGGCATGTGGGTTCAAGCCGTTGGTATTCTGATGATCGGCATGACTTGCTATATTGAAAAAAGAAGACCACAGATCGGCAGTTTTGTTAACATCCTTTGTGTAGGCGTTTTTCTGGATGCCTGGTTACATCTTCCGATCCAGCAAGTTTTTCAAAGCACTTGGCAGTTATTTTTTGTATTAATTGCCGGTATTGTCTTCATGGGTATTGGCGCCGGCATGTATGTATCTACACGCCTTGGGGCAGGACCGCGCGATGGCATGACCCTTGCCCTTTCCAATAAGTCAGGGTGGTCGATCCGTCTTGTGCGTACAATAATGGAAGGAACAGCCCTTCTTCTCGGCTGGCTTCTTGGCGGCCCGGTTGCCATCGGCACATTCGCATCCGTATTCTTGATTGGTCCCGTCATGCAAGCATCGCTTGGCTTTTGGCGAAAACAAGTGGCTAAATGGGAGACTGCCCCTGTGCAACAGCAGAGAACAAAAAGAAGAGCATATGCTTCGTCGACGAGTGCGTAGAAATTGAAGTTGCCTTTTTTAGGGGAAGGGGCTTAGATAACAGACTACTTCACTACGTCACCGGCAATGGATTTCTACTTTATAGGATCCGATCTCAAACTAGCCGTTGAACGGGCGGCCAGTTATTTTTTGCTTGGCAACACGTCAGTTGTCGCTTATTTTTTGCGATTCTTCTTTTGCTGTTGTTTTGCTTTTTTACGTTTTTTACTTTTGGCCGCTTTTGTGGGTTGGGATTTTGTTTGTTGCTTATTTCCCCCTTCGTTTACTAAATCATCGAACAATGACATTTGGACACTATGATCCAGAAACGGATTGGCTCCATTTTTTGTAGATGATCTTTTCATGGTACGATCCAAAAATGTTTGATGGAAGTGGTTTTTTTCTTCCGTAAATGATTCATCGTTCACAGATGATGGTTTAACCCACGTATGGACAAAATCGAACCGCCAAATGTCGTCTTTGTATACTTTGAATAAGTCATTTTTGACAGTAGCGACATGTTCCAAAGCCTTGTCGGAAATTTCTTCAGTAACGAGTTGTTGATCACGCAAAAAATCATAAATGTACGGGATTCCCCATAATAAGGCAAAGCCCTGTTCTTCTGTGTTAGACATAAATCCAAAAAATTTGCCAATCAATTCATCTAAATCTTGATATTGCAAACGGAAATTCGAGAGCGATTCCTTTCTTGCAAGCATATTAAAGTATGGAAACCATATGCTCGCACTTATAGAAAAATGAAAGTTTCCTTTTTTAAACATATATACTGCAAATGCCCAAAAAAGCGATCGTGCCTTGTCTTTTGAATTGTTTTGTACAACTGTAGCCCAGTCATTCCTAGTGAAAATAGGTTCTTCATCACCTGCTGTAGCTATTTTCTTTAAAAACTGTTGCTCTGGCTCAAAATTGGTATTGTAATCATATTTTCTCAACGTATTTTCCAATTGTTGGGTGTCTAGCGTTTGGTAAAATTCCTGACACGCATTAAAAAAAATCGTGTCTATTAAGTCTGATTCCGCTCCAGGTATTAGTTCGTCGCTATCCTGTATAGGCTCATTTAATTCCTCGGCCAATTTTAACATGAGTTCGTCCATTTGATAGAATCGTATTTTTTCGTAAAGAGGAAGAAACATCTCATAGACATGACCCGGATTCGCGATAAAAGGGTGAAGGTGAACATGGAGTTTGTCGAAATCCTTTGTATAGAGGTAATATTCGACAGCAAAATTACTTAAATATGGAAACTCATTTTGATAGAATTTATCGGTCGATTCTTTCGTTTTTTCGATCATGTGTATAGCTTTTTCATATTGATTATCATGAATAAGATCGCTTTTGAACTCAACGGTTATCAGTCCAAAATCGTCTTCGATTAGTTCATCGTCGGGTACATTTTGCTCCAGTACTTCCATGATCATTTCATATTTCTCATCTGAAGAAATTTGCATAAAATTCCCATACCATTCATCTTTTTGTTCTGTATAAGGGATCAAAAGTCATTGTCCTCCTTTTGTAGAAGTAGTTGCCTTTATTGTATATGAAATTATCGTCTATTGACAGTGGTCGGTTAGAAGTTACTCCGGAAAACAACACCGAAACAACGCCCCCACTGCTCCGTCAATCTCTTCAGGTTTCAATTTTGCAAAACCGATGATCAGTGTCGGGGGTGCGCTTCCCGATGCCTCATGCATAAAACGTTGAATCGAATATAGTTCAAGCTCCATCTTTTCCGCTCGTTCCATAATCGCCTCGATCGGTTCTTCTGTATCCAAATGCAACAAAAAGTGCAAGCCGGCTTTTTCTCCCTCTACTTGAATCCGCGAACCGAATCGTTCCTGTATCGCAGTGATCAACTTCGCTCTCAGCTCTTTATAGTATTTGCTCATGCGTTTAATGTGCTTATCATAGTCGCCACTTTCCAGAAAACGGGCCAGGGTCAATTGCGTGAGAACGGACGTCGTTTGCATAAAATGCAGTCCTTTTTCTTTGAATACATCGATCAATCCCAACGGCAACACCATGTAACTCATTCTTAGGTCTGGTAGCAACGATTTCGAGAAAGAATCAATATAAATCACTTTTTCATTGACGTCCAGGCTTTGTAAGGAAGGAATGATGTCTCCCTCGTATTTAAACTCGGAATCATAATCATCCTCGATTATATATCTGTTTTTCTTTTCATAGCACCAATGAAGCAATTCTGTTCGGCGTGACACCGGCATAATCGATCCTGTCGGCATTTGGTGGGAAGGGGTGACGATCACGATATTCGCTGTTGTTTTCCGTAATTTTTCTACCTCTATGCCACGCTCATCCACAGGTACGTGATAGACAGTGTTACCCATCGTTTTTAACAAGGAACTGAGGCGATGATACCCCGGTTCTTCGATTGCGAACGGTTCGTTTTCGGCAACGACCAATAGGAATAATTGTAACAGCCATTGCATGCTCGCACCGATGACAATTTGTTCGGGTTCGCAAATGACTCCGCGCGTATGCCGGATTTTATTGGCCACAATTTCCCGTAGTTTATAGATGCCTTGTGGGTGATTAATTTCCGACAATAACGTTTGATCTTCGTTGATCGCTTTTTGTGCACTATGATGCCAACTTTGAAAAGGAAAAAGGGAAGCATCCACACCCATGTGAGAGAAGGAATAGCGATATGATTTCGGTCGAGTTTCCAATAGGTTCGGATTGAGTTTCTTTTCTACGTTTAGAGATTGGATCGGGTGAATGGCTTCCACAAAATAACCACTGCGTTCTTTTGTGTATAAATACCCCTCCGCGATTAATTGATTGTATGCAGAAAGGACACTGTTTTGGCTAATGTTGAGCGATGTCGCCAACGTTCGTTTTGAAGGAAGTTTGGTTTTGGCCGCCAACGTTCCTTGTAAAACTTCATTTTTAATCCATTCATAGATTTGTTTATATATAGGAAGGGGATGTTCTCGATCAATTGGGATATGAAGCATGCTAACCTCCAACTGGTACCTTTATAAATTTAAAATTGGTACTATTAAGGATATCAAAAACCGCTTACAATGACAAAAACATTGATGCATGAAAGCGTTATTAATGAGGAGGTTTTCATATGACTACTTGGCAAGAAAAAAGAGATCGTTATATTCCTAAAGGCGTGGGCAATGGCAACCGAGCAACTGCCAGCCACGGCAAAGGGGCGACGCTTTATGACGATGGAGGAAATCCCTATATTGATTTCGCCGGAGCGATAGGTGTCATGAATGTCGGACATTCCCACCCGAAAGTTGTGGAAGCGGCAAAAGAACAAATCGAAAAAGTGACGCATCCTGGCTTTAACGTCATTATGTATGATGGCTATATTGAGCTGGCTGAACGTCTTTCCAAGATCACACCGGGGGATTTTGATAAAAAAACCTTATTGTTGAATAGTGGAGCCGAAGCAGTGGAGAATGCGGTGAAAATCGCGCGGAAATCGACAGGCAGACAAGCGGTCGTCACCTTTTCCCGGGGATTTCATGGGCGAACGAATATGACGATGGCGATGACAGGAAAGGTAAAACCATATAAATTCGGGTTTGGTCCTTTTGCGCCTGAAGTCTATCATGCGCCTTATCCGTATATGTTTCGCAAGCCGGAAGAACAAAGCGATGACACCTATGTACAGTCTGTGATCGATGATTTTGATTTATTTTTCAAAACGGAAGTGGCGCCTGAAGAAGTAGCGTGTGTTGTGATGGAACCGGTGCAAGGGGAAGGCGGCTTTATCATTCCACCGAAGGCTTTTGTGGAACATGTTGCGAAGCGCTGCCAAGAACACGGCATTCTTTTAGTGGCGGATGAGATTCAAACTGGGTTCGCGCGTACCGGTGCTTGGTTTGCGAGTGAACATTTCGGTATTACACCTGATCTAATGACGCTATCAAAATCGTTAGCAGCCGGCTTTCCATTAAGTGCAGTTGTCGGAAAAGCTGACGTTATGGACGCGGCTAATCCTGGTGAACTTGGTGGAACATTCACAGGTAATGCTGTTGCGTGTCAAGCAGCTTTAGCTGTCTTGGATATCATTGAAGAAGAAAATTTAAATGAGCGTGCGGAAGTCGTCGGTCGTCAATTTGAAGATAAAGTTCGCACTTGGGAAGAGACATTTCCATTTGTTCGCGGTTTTCGCCGTTTAGGCGCGATGGCTGCCTTTGAAATCGTTAAAGGCGATGGAAAGACGCCGGATGCAGAGAAAACAGCCGCGATTTTAAAAGCCGCCAATGCCTCGGGACTTTTACTGCTTTCTTCAGGTTTGTACAGTAATGTCATACGTTTTCTAGCACCGGTCGTAATCACGGATAAAGAATTGGATAAAGGGTTAGAAATCCTTGAAGACGTATTGAAACAACAGTGAGGGGGATCTACGATGAAACAACAAATGTACATTGATGGACAATGGCAAGGTGAAGAATTGACCCACATTGAGGTCATCAATCCTGCAACGAAACAAGTGGTTGGAACGGTGCCGAACGGAGGGAAAAACGAAGCAAAACAAGCGGTGGACGCGGCTCATGCTGTTTTTGCTTCCTGGTCAACATTGACGGCACAAGAACGTGGTAGACTTTTAGCCGTATGGCATCGACTAATCGAAGAAAATAAAGAAGACATTGGAAAAATCATGACGATGGAACAAGGGAAACCTCTAAAGGAAGCGATAGGGGAGGTCGGGTATGCCAATGGTTTTATCTCGTGGTACGCCGAAGAAGCGAAGCGAATTTACGGGGAAACCATCCCTGCCTCGCACACGAATAAACGCATATTCGTGCAAAAACAGCCGGTCGGTGTGGTAGCGGCCATCACACCTTGGAACTTCCCGGCCGCGATGATCACGCGTAAAGTAGGTCCGGCACTCGCCGCCGGTTGTACTACGGTTATTAAACCGGCAGAAGAAACGCCTCTGACTGCTTTAAAATTGGCAGAACTCGCTGAAGAAGCCGGGATCCCCGCAGGAGTCGTCAATGTTATCACCGGCAATCCACAAGACATCGGGGATACATGGCTTGAGGACGAGCGTGTCCGGAAGATCACGTTTACAGGCTCCACTGAAGTAGGAAAACAACTGATGAAAGGGGCCGCTGAAACGGTTAAAAAGGTATCGCTTGAACTCGGTGGCCACGCCCCGTTTATCGTCATGGAAGATGCGGATTTAGACAAAGCGGTGGAGCAGTTAATCGGATCTAAATACCGGAATTCCGGACAAACATGCATTTGTACGAACCGCGTGTACGTACAAGCATCGATTCTGGAGACTTTCAACGAAAAATTCAAAGCGGCTGTTGCTGATTTAACGACTGGAAATGGATTGGAAGAAAACGTTGACCTCGGCCCATTGATTAATGAACAAGCGATTGAAAAAGTCCAAAACCATCTCAACGACGCGACAGCAAAGGGTGGAAAAGTATTAGCCGGTGGAAATAGCTTTGTGAAAAACGAAGGCCAATATTTTGAACCAACCATTATATCCGGCGCCACCGACGACATGCTCTGCATGAATGAAGAAACATTTGGCCCCGTCGCACCAATTGCTTCTTTTCAAACGGAAGAAGAAGTCATACAACGAGCGAACAACTCTCCCTTCGGTTTAGCCGCTTATGTTTTCTCGGAAAATATCGGGAAAGCTGTACGTGTGAGTGAAGGATTGGAGTACGGTATCGTAGGCGTCAACGATGGTTTGCCTTCCGTGCCGCAGGCGCCATTCGGGGAATGAAAGAAAGTGGCCTAGGCAGAGAGGGGGGCACCACGGGATAGAAGAGTATTTGGAAGTGAAGTATATTTCTTTGGGGATCTAGGTTATTTACTTCCCATACGATCCTCGCGAATAGCTCTATAATCGAATATTCAATGGAGGAATAACTATGAGTAAACAATCATTATTATTTTATGGCGGAAAAATACTAACAATGAGCGATGGAATAGAAAGTGCGGAAGCAGTAGCTGTGAAAGGAAATGAAATTGTTTGTGTAGGCTCATACGAAGAGTGTGAAGCTTCATTACAAGGGCAAGGAGAAATAAGAGAAATAAATTTAAAGGGTAAATCTCTACTCCCTGGATTTGTTGACCCTCATGCCCACTTAATGATGTTGGGTATGGCTTATAGTTGGGCAGATATTAGTTACCCTAAAGTTAAAAGTATTGCTGATATCATTGCTGTTTTAAGGGAACAAAAAAAGAAAACACCTGCGGGAAGTATTATTCGTGGATTTGGACTCGATCAAAGAAATCTTGAGGAAAAACGATATCCAACAGCTGATGAGCTGGATGAGGTTGCTGAAGATTGCCCCGTTCAAATTATGCATATAAGCGGGCATAATAATGTAGTTAATAATTATTTACTTCAGGAACTAGGAATTAATAAGAATGTAGATGATCCTATAGGTGGAGCCATAGGAAGATATGAGAATGGACTCCCGAATGGCCAGTTGTTCGATAGCGCCAATGATCATTTTGCTAAAAAATCCGGTGTCGTGATTGGAAGCAACGGTCCTAACATTCATATGCCGGATACACCTGAAAATTTACAAAACCTTGTTGCGGTTGGTCAGGAACAATGCCTTTTATCGGGTGTGACAACAATTAATGATCCTCAAGTTACAAAACAGGAGATGGAATCTTTTCAGGAAGCTCGAAATAATAACCTTTTAAAAATGCGTATTGTGATGTCTATTCTATCTACGTACTTAGATGAATTGACTCAGCTTGGATTTAGATCCGGCTTTGGTGATGACCAACTTTCGATCGGTTCCATTAAATTGTACGCAGACGGCTCCCTAAATTCCGGTACCGCATACTTGTCTTCTGGTTATTTAGACAGCAGTCGTAAACAAGGATATCTTTATCATGAACCGGAACGTTTTAAAGAAATACTTGTGAAAGCGCATAGACAAGGTTTCCAGACCATTACACATGCTCAGGGCGATGGTGCAATTCAATTAGTCATTGATGGTGTGAGAGCGTCACAAGAGCAATCACCGAGGAGTGATGTACGACATCGAATTGAACATTGCGGATTACCGGATCCGGCTCAGATCCAAGATATTTCTGAATTAAAAATTTGGCCTGTTCCTCAACCACAGCATGTATATCAGTTTGGTGAAGGGGTTGTACGAGCAGTCGGTGACCATGGTGATAATTTTTCACCATATGGGTGGTTTAAAGATCAAAATATACCTATCGTATTGTCATCAGATGCGCCGGTTGCTCCTCCAAACCCATTGCAGGCTATTTATGCAGCCGTCACGCGTTCCACATTACAAGGAAACGTTGTAGGTGCTGACCATCGAATCTCTCTTACTGAAGCTTTAAAAGGCTATACGATTGAAGCGGCTAAAGCTATACATCGTGAAGATTCTATTGGATCCATCGAAAAAGGCAAACTAGCTGATTTTGTCATATTGGATAAAAACCCATATGACACATCAGTAGAAGAGATCCCTACTATTGAAGTAAGTGAGACATGGATTTCGGGAGAGCAAGTTTATTAAAGAAACGAGGTTATTCATTTTATGCTGACAAATGAAAAGAAGGACATCATAGAATGGGTTAACAAAAATGAAAAAACATTATCTGATTGGAATCAGACAATCTGGAACTATGCAGAACCAGCTTGGCGAGAGTACAAATCATCAGCTTGGTATGTCCATCGTTTAAGGGAAGAGGGATTTGAGGTTGAAGAGCAGAGTGGTGACATGCCTACCGCTTTTTGCGCGACTTGGAAAAATGGTACAGGTCCTGTCATTGGCGGCTATGCGGAGTATGATGCTGTCCCCGGGAATAATCAGGCAGCTGATACTGTCCAAAAATCTAGGGAGGGATTAAGTCCATATGCCGGTGGGCATACGGATCCCCATTCTGCACTAGGTATAGGTTCCCTTGGAGGATTTTTAGCGGCGAAAGCAATGATGGAAAAGCATGACATTAAGGGGACTTTAAAGTTTTTTGGTGAACCTGCAGAAAAATTACGAGGCTCAAAACCTATTCATGCAGCGAAAGGTTACTATGACGACCTTGATGCTGCGATAAGCTTTCACCCTTTCTACATGTTGCCTCTCTGTAACACAACAAGATGGGATACACATTGCGCGGTAGCATATTCTGTCATGTACACGTTTACCTGTGATGAACCACAAACGTGGTTATCCTCGGGAGAAGATTCTCCTATTCCAGCAGCACATGCCGCTGCAAGAGCTCCGGGTGCAACAGATGCTGTTGTTACAATGTATTCCTTGTCTAAAATGTACAAGGAACATATGCTATCGAACAGCATGGGTTGGTCAGTAAATGAAACAATTTTAAATACTGGACAGGCGACTGCTGACAATATTCCGGCGCAAATGTCGCAAATTTACTATTTTATTCGTGTTCCGGACATTGAAAAGGCTCAACAAGTCATTCAAGTGCTTGACCAAAATGCAGAAAGTGCAGCTTCAGCTGCTCATTGTAACTGGAAACGAGAGTGGGTCACAAAATCAAGGGCAGGACTTGCCAACCATACGATGGCGGAAGCAACTTACCAAAATCTTAAGCATGCAGGTGCACCCCAATTCGAAGGGAAGGCCGTAGATATAGCACGGGAAATTCAAAAGAATCTTGGGTTTGATCCGATGGAAGAACCTTATCTCGATGAGATCGAGACGCTCGTCCCTCCGCAAGAGGCAGAACGCAAGATGCGTGAATCGTTACCGGCTTGGCAACAACACTTTACATCTGATGATTATACAGAGTATTGCTGGCATGCTCCGACTGTTAGACTTTATATAGGTAGACCTGCATTAAAATCACCAAAATCGGGCTATGCCTATCCCGACTGGGTCATGAATGCGATGGGCGGAATTCGAGAATGTATAGACCCTATGATTTATAGCGCTTCTAAGACTGTTGGTATGATGATCATTGATCTGCTTACTAATGACAAACTTTTAGATAAAGCTAAAGAAGAGTTTAAGGAGCGTACTGGTGGTGGAATTAATGGCGCCTATTGGACACCACCACTTTGTGATTACGAGCCTCCAATTGATTATCGTTGGCCTGAGTATGTCACTACTGCCCGCGGAGAAAATCACTGGGTGATTCCTGCGAGAGGGGATGAATGATTGACTGGATAGATTAACAAGGTTAATGGATAAAACAAACAATATTGAGCCCACACTGTTAGTTTTCATACGCTAGATGCATTGATGGGCTCATCTCTAACCAGGCAGGACCGGAAACGAAAATCTGATTTATATATCACTATCACGCTTATGTTTTTTAAAGAATATAAAAATTGATTAATAAAGAATGTACGCGCATTATTATTTTATAAAGGGGATGGATCATTTTGAAGAGATATGTCGTCTTAATCGGCGCGCTTATAATCACTTTTCTATTAGTGCTTATAGGTATCATAAACCCTGAAGGACTAGGGGAATTCTCTGAGTATCTTCTTAACGATTTAATTGGTGGATATTTTGGATGGTACTATATGCTGGTTGCATTTTTCATTGTTGTAATTTGTTTATATACGGCTTTTTCAAAATATGGATCCATTAAACTTGGTAGAGATTCGGATCAGCCGGAGTTTAAAAAGTTCACCTGGATTGCGATGTTGTATAGTGCAGGGATTGCGATAAGCCTTTATTTTTGGGGAGTGGCGGAACCTGTATTACACTATATGGAACCTCCTGGTGGGGAAGGGGAAACGAAAGAAGCCGCAGATTTAGCAATGCAGTATACCTATTTTCATTGGGCATTGCATAGTTTTGGAGCTTATACGATAACCGGATTGTTTATGGCATATTTCCAATATAGGAAAAACTCACCACCCTTAATCAATTATGCTTTTTATCCTTTATTAGGGGATCGTATTCATGGTCCTATTGGCCAGATCATTAATATAATAACCATATTCGCAGTGATAGGAGGAATCACAACTTCGCTTGGTTTAGGCGTTATGCAAATGGGTGCCGGTTTTGATTATGCTTGGGGGATCGAAAACACACCGAACACACAAATATTTATGATTCTGATCTTAACGGTAATGTTTATTACTTCTGCATATTCGGGTATACATCGAGGTATTAAATGGTTATCTAATATTAACATTGTACTAGCTTTGACGATTTTGTGTCTATTTTTCATATTAGGTCCGACCACGAATATTTTAGAAACGATTGTTAATGGCACGGGCAACTATCTTTCAAACTTCATAAATATGAGTTTTCATATGGAGCCATTTATTGAAGGTTATGATTGGCAAGCAGGTTGGGATTTCTTTTACTGGGGCTGGGCTATCAGCTTTGGTGTATTTGTTGGTCTTTTTATGGCTAGAATTTCAAAAGGAAGAACGATTAGAGAATTTATCATCGGTGCCATGGTAGTACCTTCAGTAGCCACAATGATTTGGTATGGTACTCTTGGTGGGAGCGCCTTGTATAATATTATTAATTTAGGTAATAATG belongs to Salicibibacter cibi and includes:
- the megL gene encoding methionine gamma-lyase translates to MPENKETGYIHGHEEKERHYGSLVPPIYQTSTFTFPTAESGAARFSGNESGYMYSRLGNPTVREFEERMAEAESGEKALAFASGMAAVSAVLTSLLRSGDHVLVSKGVYGCTFGLLSWLSDRFQINANYISMENKADLAENLQPTTKVIYVETPINPTMKMTDLSLITQFAQDYNLTVVVDNTFASPYLQRPLEHKADVVVHSATKYLGGHGDVIAGVAVGTHDFMEIVGKNAQKDMGGVLGSFEAWLLLRGMKTLAVRMDRHCANAKVIAEKLKKHPQVETIFFPGDPGFQQYELASKQMDQPGGMISFTVKGGKEAAFNVMNHLKMIAIAVSLGDAETLIQHPASMTHAVIPEPEREFMGISDNMLRLSVGLEHHDDIWRDLKQALEGN
- a CDS encoding YczE/YyaS/YitT family protein, giving the protein MERQHRDNKHHSSISFFLSRVALFFAGLLTLSFGGSLMIQSTLGSATWDVLHIGLANLTPLTIGMWVQAVGILMIGMTCYIEKRRPQIGSFVNILCVGVFLDAWLHLPIQQVFQSTWQLFFVLIAGIVFMGIGAGMYVSTRLGAGPRDGMTLALSNKSGWSIRLVRTIMEGTALLLGWLLGGPVAIGTFASVFLIGPVMQASLGFWRKQVAKWETAPVQQQRTKRRAYASSTSA
- a CDS encoding PLP-dependent aminotransferase family protein, whose translation is MLHIPIDREHPLPIYKQIYEWIKNEVLQGTLAAKTKLPSKRTLATSLNISQNSVLSAYNQLIAEGYLYTKERSGYFVEAIHPIQSLNVEKKLNPNLLETRPKSYRYSFSHMGVDASLFPFQSWHHSAQKAINEDQTLLSEINHPQGIYKLREIVANKIRHTRGVICEPEQIVIGASMQWLLQLFLLVVAENEPFAIEEPGYHRLSSLLKTMGNTVYHVPVDERGIEVEKLRKTTANIVIVTPSHQMPTGSIMPVSRRTELLHWCYEKKNRYIIEDDYDSEFKYEGDIIPSLQSLDVNEKVIYIDSFSKSLLPDLRMSYMVLPLGLIDVFKEKGLHFMQTTSVLTQLTLARFLESGDYDKHIKRMSKYYKELRAKLITAIQERFGSRIQVEGEKAGLHFLLHLDTEEPIEAIMERAEKMELELYSIQRFMHEASGSAPPTLIIGFAKLKPEEIDGAVGALFRCCFPE
- the gabT gene encoding 4-aminobutyrate--2-oxoglutarate transaminase, whose amino-acid sequence is MTTWQEKRDRYIPKGVGNGNRATASHGKGATLYDDGGNPYIDFAGAIGVMNVGHSHPKVVEAAKEQIEKVTHPGFNVIMYDGYIELAERLSKITPGDFDKKTLLLNSGAEAVENAVKIARKSTGRQAVVTFSRGFHGRTNMTMAMTGKVKPYKFGFGPFAPEVYHAPYPYMFRKPEEQSDDTYVQSVIDDFDLFFKTEVAPEEVACVVMEPVQGEGGFIIPPKAFVEHVAKRCQEHGILLVADEIQTGFARTGAWFASEHFGITPDLMTLSKSLAAGFPLSAVVGKADVMDAANPGELGGTFTGNAVACQAALAVLDIIEEENLNERAEVVGRQFEDKVRTWEETFPFVRGFRRLGAMAAFEIVKGDGKTPDAEKTAAILKAANASGLLLLSSGLYSNVIRFLAPVVITDKELDKGLEILEDVLKQQ
- a CDS encoding amidohydrolase; translated protein: MSKQSLLFYGGKILTMSDGIESAEAVAVKGNEIVCVGSYEECEASLQGQGEIREINLKGKSLLPGFVDPHAHLMMLGMAYSWADISYPKVKSIADIIAVLREQKKKTPAGSIIRGFGLDQRNLEEKRYPTADELDEVAEDCPVQIMHISGHNNVVNNYLLQELGINKNVDDPIGGAIGRYENGLPNGQLFDSANDHFAKKSGVVIGSNGPNIHMPDTPENLQNLVAVGQEQCLLSGVTTINDPQVTKQEMESFQEARNNNLLKMRIVMSILSTYLDELTQLGFRSGFGDDQLSIGSIKLYADGSLNSGTAYLSSGYLDSSRKQGYLYHEPERFKEILVKAHRQGFQTITHAQGDGAIQLVIDGVRASQEQSPRSDVRHRIEHCGLPDPAQIQDISELKIWPVPQPQHVYQFGEGVVRAVGDHGDNFSPYGWFKDQNIPIVLSSDAPVAPPNPLQAIYAAVTRSTLQGNVVGADHRISLTEALKGYTIEAAKAIHREDSIGSIEKGKLADFVILDKNPYDTSVEEIPTIEVSETWISGEQVY
- a CDS encoding amidohydrolase, translating into MLTNEKKDIIEWVNKNEKTLSDWNQTIWNYAEPAWREYKSSAWYVHRLREEGFEVEEQSGDMPTAFCATWKNGTGPVIGGYAEYDAVPGNNQAADTVQKSREGLSPYAGGHTDPHSALGIGSLGGFLAAKAMMEKHDIKGTLKFFGEPAEKLRGSKPIHAAKGYYDDLDAAISFHPFYMLPLCNTTRWDTHCAVAYSVMYTFTCDEPQTWLSSGEDSPIPAAHAAARAPGATDAVVTMYSLSKMYKEHMLSNSMGWSVNETILNTGQATADNIPAQMSQIYYFIRVPDIEKAQQVIQVLDQNAESAASAAHCNWKREWVTKSRAGLANHTMAEATYQNLKHAGAPQFEGKAVDIAREIQKNLGFDPMEEPYLDEIETLVPPQEAERKMRESLPAWQQHFTSDDYTEYCWHAPTVRLYIGRPALKSPKSGYAYPDWVMNAMGGIRECIDPMIYSASKTVGMMIIDLLTNDKLLDKAKEEFKERTGGGINGAYWTPPLCDYEPPIDYRWPEYVTTARGENHWVIPARGDE